In one window of Arachis ipaensis cultivar K30076 chromosome B06, Araip1.1, whole genome shotgun sequence DNA:
- the LOC107645511 gene encoding uncharacterized protein LOC107645511: FLLQPQFHPQPPPLRRHLYCRGPSPHCVWLRILSRHRHRRKSRQPISGGKLRPASSRHGVGSGVVIRVVLWRTPLGKSDNNQSTAGEDILAKTSGSEITNKDLKSSTRASSDGAQAQTKIAGSEGEENHQKGTSLEETDVSGDVNMEASITTDDVIRAGGFGARDDISSFLPVAIDSTDFEASIRDARDYEEPEPQGEVSRPGLGWTGATKGE; this comes from the exons TTCCTTCTCCAACCACAATTTCATCCACAACCTCCTCCACTTCGTCGCCACCTCTACTGCCGGGGACCTTCACCTCATTGTGTTTGGCTTCGCATCCTTTCTCGTCATCGTCATCGGAGAAAATCGCGGCAGCCGATTTCAGGCGGAAAATTGAGGCCTGCGTCTTCGAGGCACGGGGTAGGATCTGGTGTAGTAATCCGTGTTGTACTTTGGCGGACTCCACTGGGAAAATCAG ATAATAATCAGAGCACTGCTGGGGAGGATATATTAGCTAAGACAAGTGGTTCTGAGATTACTAACAAAGACTTAAAAAGTTCTACAAGAGCTTCGAGTGATGGTGCCCAGGCACAGACCAAGATAGCTGGTAGCGAAGGTGAAGAGAATCATCAAAAGGGTACGTCTCTTGAAGAAACTGATGTATCTGGGGATGTTAACATGGAGGCATCCATAACTACCGATGATGTTATCCGGGCAGGAGGATTCGGTGCTCGGGATGATATCAGCAGCTTTCTTCCTGTTGCAATTGATTCAACTGATTTTGAAGCTTCAATCCGTGATGCAAGAGATTATGAAGAACCAGAACCACAGGGTGAAGTAAGCCGACCAGGCCTTGGCTGGACCGGAGCTACAAAAGGGGAGTAA